The Gloeocapsa sp. PCC 73106 genomic sequence CTGGGGGATTGGGTAAAACTGGTACAGGAAATTATGCCGAATATACTGTAGTACCAGAACATTTACTCGCTCCTAAACCCACTTCCCTTTCTTTTGCTGAAGCTGCAGTTGCTCCCTTAGTGTTAATCACAGCTTGGGAATCCCTGTGCGATCGCGGAGCGCCACCTTCGGTGATCGCGCTCAATTAAAACCTGGTCAAACTGCATTAATTCACGCAGGTGCGGGAGGAGTTGGTCATATGGCGATCCAACTAGCAAAACTCCACAATGCAACTGTATATACTACTGTAGGTTCTCCCGAAAAAGGCGTAGATTTAGCCTTAGATACGGTTGGGGGTCAAGTTTTTTACAATACCATCCCCGCAGTACGAGTATACGGCGATCTAGTCACGATTCTGGAACCAAATTCTACTCTAGGCAATTGGAAAAGCGCCCGTCAGCGCAATCTCCGTATCAGTTTGGAGTTAATGTTGACCCCCGCTTTACAAGGGTTGATCCCTTATCAGGAACATCAAACCAATATACTGAGACAATGCGCTACTCTCATTGATCAGGGTAAAATTAAAGTCCATGTGAGTCAAACTTTTCCCTTAGCAGAAGCTTCAATTGCTCATAGATCCTTAGAAAGGGGTTCCATTACTGGGAAAATGGCTTTAGTTATCGAGTGAGAAGATGTTAGAAAGTTTATTAATCGCGATTCAAGCCGAAGCGAAGCGAGCTAGTTTTCCCCTAGATTCAGAGGTTTATACAGCAGTGGGGAAAGATCCCACCTATCCGATTCTCTTTGCGGGTAATCTCAAAGCTGAAATCTGTTTTTTTGGTAGAGATTTAGGTAAAGACGAGGTTTTAGCGGGTCAACCCCTCTATGGCGCCTCTGGTACCTTAGTGCGTCAAGGGTTCTATAAAGGGATTCACGGTAAAGTGGCACCAAATAAACAGGAATTGGCAAGCGTCTGTGAACGAATTTTACTCACCAATACGGTACCCTACAAGCCCCCAGGAAACAAAGCCTACACTCAAGAGGTAAAGGAACGTTTTCGCCCTTTTATTGAGCGTCTTTTGGTTTTAAATTGGCAAGGAAAACAGATTATTACTCTGGGTACCGAAGCTTTTAAATGGTATTCTCCCTATGGTTCTAAGGGAGAAGTAAAGAGCTTTTTTGAACGGGGCGATCGCTATCAAAGCCAGTTAACTGTAACTCTTGTTGCTAGCGATGAACAGGGTTTACAGCATCAACGACGCGTTACCCTTTTACCTTTACCCCATCCTTCCCCCCTCAATCAGAAATACTACGCCCAGTTCCCTCAATTGCTACAGCAGAGACTGGATCAATGTGAGTTTTGATTTCCAAGGGTTCAAAAAACTTCATGAAAAGCTTTTCTTAAAATCACTTGTCTATGATAAAATCTTCAAAGTTATTGAGAATTGCTATCAATAACTGTTTAGGTAATTTTTCAAAAATCAGTCACTCTACTCCTATGGAAAACAATCAGACTTTATCATCCTCAGTTCGGGTTATGGAGCCTAATGACACTATTACGACCGCTACTGCTACCAACCTCAGATCCAACAACCCAGATGTAGTTATCGCTAGCCAAATTTCCTTTAGCTTTGCCAATCGCCTTGTGGATCAAACCGAAGATGTAGACATGTATTCCGTAGACTTGGCTGCCGGCGATCTGTTGGTCTTGGACATGGATGCAGATATTTTTGGCTCTACCTTAGACCCTGTAGTGCGTTTATTTGATGCTGATGGCAACCAACTAGCTCAAAGTGACGACAACCAGGCACCGGATGAGATATTTGGACCCGGTGGACTAGATTCTTACCTGGAGTACACGGTTGACGCAGCAGGTACTTACTATGTTGGTATTAGTAGTTGGCCCAATGCCGTGTTCGACTACTTTGAAGATGATCAAGGAAATCCCACCAATGTTCCCTACGATCCCAACATAGCAGCTAGCGGCACCGGGGAAAGCTGGGGCGATTATGAATTAAATGCACTGCTCAATCAGGAATTGGTCCCAGAACCTACTGATATACCCCCCAGCAATGGCAGGGGTCCCACTATCTCCTTATTGGGTACAGCGGGCACCTATGATAGTGAAGACAACTTACTAGCCAACGCTCTGGTACAGAATGTAGAGGATGGAGCATCTGTTTTAACTTTGGGTCTCGCTGTAGAGGGATTTATCCCCCCTACAGGAAGGGAAGTGTTCCTTACTAGCGATGCTGACTTGCGCTCTATATTCCAAACCGGGCAACCCTATAGTCCAGGATCCGAAGTGCTTGGAGCCGTCTTCGATGACAATGGAGTGCCCATAGGTCTAAGAGTACAGGTCTTTGATCGCAATTCCGTTGTTCTTCTTCCCCTGGCTAATTCAGAAGAGACAGGAGTTGAGGCACCTGACGCCATTAGCTTTAACATAGAGCCCAGCGCTGGATATGTAGTTGGCGAGAATAACAGTACTACTGCTCCTATTTTCCCCACCCTAGACGATGTACCTGAACTGCCCACGGTAACACAAGTGGGTATCTCCCTTAGCGAAACTGAGCTAGTAGAGTCCCTAGGCAATGCCACTACCCTTTCCTTTGAACTGACTGAGGCCCCACCTAGCGAGGGTATAATAATCCATGTCGATAGCGGCGTCCCTGGTGCTCTGGGTGAGCTCGACGTGCTTAATGCCGAAGTAAATGGCGGAGCTTTCCCTTCACCTAACTTTAATTCCGGTGGCTTCTTTTTCCGAATTACTGAAGCAAGCGCCGACATTACCCTATCGGCTTTTGATGATGGCATAGAGGAAGGGGTTGTGGAGTACACCTATACTATTCAGCCTGGAGTAGGCTATACGATTGATCCTCAAGCCAGTGAAGTCACCTTTACTATTGCTGATAATCCCAACTCGGTACCCCTACCGCCCGACAACGGCGACGATAAC encodes the following:
- a CDS encoding uracil-DNA glycosylase family protein, giving the protein MLESLLIAIQAEAKRASFPLDSEVYTAVGKDPTYPILFAGNLKAEICFFGRDLGKDEVLAGQPLYGASGTLVRQGFYKGIHGKVAPNKQELASVCERILLTNTVPYKPPGNKAYTQEVKERFRPFIERLLVLNWQGKQIITLGTEAFKWYSPYGSKGEVKSFFERGDRYQSQLTVTLVASDEQGLQHQRRVTLLPLPHPSPLNQKYYAQFPQLLQQRLDQCEF
- a CDS encoding DVUA0089 family protein; this translates as MENNQTLSSSVRVMEPNDTITTATATNLRSNNPDVVIASQISFSFANRLVDQTEDVDMYSVDLAAGDLLVLDMDADIFGSTLDPVVRLFDADGNQLAQSDDNQAPDEIFGPGGLDSYLEYTVDAAGTYYVGISSWPNAVFDYFEDDQGNPTNVPYDPNIAASGTGESWGDYELNALLNQELVPEPTDIPPSNGRGPTISLLGTAGTYDSEDNLLANALVQNVEDGASVLTLGLAVEGFIPPTGREVFLTSDADLRSIFQTGQPYSPGSEVLGAVFDDNGVPIGLRVQVFDRNSVVLLPLANSEETGVEAPDAISFNIEPSAGYVVGENNSTTAPIFPTLDDVPELPTVTQVGISLSETELVESLGNATTLSFELTEAPPSEGIIIHVDSGVPGALGELDVLNAEVNGGAFPSPNFNSGGFFFRITEASADITLSAFDDGIEEGVVEYTYTIQPGVGYTIDPQASEVTFTIADNPNSVPLPPDNGDDNGDGDNGIPTEAELNDTIATANPISVSLENPSFTLSGAIDSTEDTSYIVDRSEDVDMFAFELEVGQTLMLDVDTGNRRDSLLSPVVRIFDGEGAELASRANRNASLEFIAPETGTYYAGISQQGNDFYDPNVVGSGSGWTIPNVIEPGSYTLDVNLQAA